One Anoxybacillus amylolyticus genomic window, TTTTGGGGATTACGATTTTAGCAGCTGGTTTTGGGGTTGTGCCGTTGCAAGATAAAACTGTTATCTCGCAAATTGGACAGCACGTGTTTGGAAATAGCATCTTTTTCTATTTATTTCAAATGGTAACGATGCTTATTTTAGTGCTGGCGGCGAACACGAGCTTTGCTGGATTTCCACAGCTTGTTTCGGTTATTGCGAATGATCGCTTCTTACCGCGCAGTTTATCTGCCCGCGGCGACCGTCTCGTCTTTTCCAATGGAATTATTTTGCTTAGCGTATTAGCGATGATTTTAATTGTGATGTTCCACGGGGAAACGCACTCGTTGATTCCGCTTTATGCGGTTGGGGTATTTTTATCGTTCACGATTGGACAGTTTGGAATGGTCAAGAAATTATGGAAAGAGAAAAATGGACGCAGTACGGTTACTATTGCCACAATTATGACAGGGATGATTGTCACTGGACTAGTGACGATTATTACTGTTGTTGCAAAATTCACACAAGGAGCATGGCTTGTCATGATTTCTATTCCGCTTCTTGTAGTATTGTTTTACAAAATTCGTGCCCATTATGATAAATTAGGCGAACAATTAAGACTTGATGAACAAGAGTGGAAGCGGCGGGAGAAAATCGTTGAGCCAAAAGTAATCATCCCGATTTCTGGAGTAAGCAAAGTCGTTGCCCAGTCGCTTCAATATGCTCGGAGCATTTCTCAAGATATTACGGCTATTTCGATTATTTTCCATGAAGAGGAGGAGCGAAAACTTCGGGAGAAATGGGAAAAATTTCACCCAGATATCGAATTAAAAGTCATTTATTCTCCATATCGGACAATCCTTTCGCCAATGCTTGATTACATTAATGAAGTAGAAAAGCAAACAAAAGGCGCACCGATTACGATTTTAATGCCGCAGTTTATTGTAAAAAAATGGTGGCATACGTTGTTGCATAACCAAACGGCAATTTTATTACGGTTTTTCTTGATTTTGAAAAAAGACATTGTCATTGCGACCATTCCATATCATTTGAAAGAATAGTGTCGAAACGGGAAAAAATATTTCCTTGGAAATCGAATCTCGTCGAAAAATGATAAAATGGATAGCCGAGTTCCCCTTGTGTTCACTTGTGCAT contains:
- a CDS encoding APC family permease → MASVKRLLIGSPMETKRLKHEKLPKWKALAVFSSDALSSVAYATEEILLVLMLLGTGVFFFSLPIALAILVLLVVVTLSYRQIIYAFPSGGGAYVVARDHLSTTTSLVAGAALMIDYLLTVAVSISSGVAALTSAFPSLLPWKVDIALALVLLLMILNLRGITESATVFAYPTYLFIISVLVLIAVGGWQLWHEGWHGFNYQEHATATHFFSSGYGIFILLRAFASGCSAMTGVEAISNGVPSFKPDSSKNASITMGWMSFLLGTMFLGITILAAGFGVVPLQDKTVISQIGQHVFGNSIFFYLFQMVTMLILVLAANTSFAGFPQLVSVIANDRFLPRSLSARGDRLVFSNGIILLSVLAMILIVMFHGETHSLIPLYAVGVFLSFTIGQFGMVKKLWKEKNGRSTVTIATIMTGMIVTGLVTIITVVAKFTQGAWLVMISIPLLVVLFYKIRAHYDKLGEQLRLDEQEWKRREKIVEPKVIIPISGVSKVVAQSLQYARSISQDITAISIIFHEEEERKLREKWEKFHPDIELKVIYSPYRTILSPMLDYINEVEKQTKGAPITILMPQFIVKKWWHTLLHNQTAILLRFFLILKKDIVIATIPYHLKE